One region of Pyramidobacter sp. YE332 genomic DNA includes:
- the rfaE2 gene encoding D-glycero-beta-D-manno-heptose 1-phosphate adenylyltransferase, whose translation MSEGTLAKIIERVERLSPCTVAVVGDLMLDRYLYGSVERISPEAPIPVVKFQSERSVLGGAGNVVANLCGLGADVKCFAQLGGDPAAREVLKLVDAVNGSSRGSVELFPFHKETTTVKTRVIGNGRQQMMRLDHEDILPLDPESEGELLSRLAEFAARRLNAVVLSDYGKGMCSFSLCRKVVELCRARRIPVFVDPKGRDWRRYAGAELVTPNVKELSDVAGFHISNDDDEALVTQAQKIRSSFGLNNLLVTRSEKGSTFVGERECFDEPSQAVDVYDVSGAGDTVIAAVAFFRAYGVDWRNCCRLSNAAAQVVIGKAGTYPISCRELKGLCLSQAKEHPPSGGQKILDATAAVRRVKAWKEQGEKVVFTNGCFDVFHAGHVDSLTRARTLGDRLIVGLNSDRSVTNLKGDTRPINSEQNRAAVLAALECVDAVVIFDEDTPERLLSLIRPDVLVKGGDYRPERIAGAAYAGRVEILPLLPGLSSTSIIDKLRENE comes from the coding sequence TTGTCCGAAGGCACTCTTGCAAAGATCATAGAACGGGTCGAGCGGCTTTCTCCATGTACAGTCGCCGTCGTCGGCGACCTCATGCTCGACCGGTATCTTTACGGCAGCGTGGAGCGGATCTCCCCCGAAGCGCCGATCCCGGTCGTGAAGTTTCAGAGTGAAAGGAGCGTCCTCGGCGGGGCGGGCAACGTCGTCGCCAATCTCTGCGGGCTGGGGGCGGACGTCAAGTGCTTCGCTCAGCTCGGCGGGGATCCGGCGGCGCGGGAAGTCCTGAAGCTTGTGGACGCCGTGAACGGTTCGTCCCGGGGAAGCGTCGAACTGTTCCCGTTCCATAAGGAGACGACGACCGTGAAAACGCGCGTCATCGGCAACGGGCGTCAGCAGATGATGAGGCTTGATCATGAGGATATCCTCCCGCTGGACCCGGAATCGGAGGGCGAACTTCTCTCCCGGCTGGCGGAATTTGCCGCGCGCCGTCTGAATGCGGTCGTCCTCTCCGATTACGGCAAGGGGATGTGTTCGTTTTCGTTGTGCCGCAAGGTCGTCGAGCTGTGCCGGGCGCGGCGGATCCCGGTTTTCGTCGATCCCAAGGGGCGGGATTGGCGGCGCTACGCCGGCGCCGAACTGGTCACTCCCAACGTGAAAGAGCTTTCGGACGTGGCGGGGTTCCACATATCGAACGACGATGACGAGGCGCTTGTGACGCAAGCTCAAAAGATTCGTTCTTCCTTTGGGTTGAATAATTTGCTGGTTACCCGCTCCGAAAAGGGCAGCACGTTCGTCGGCGAGCGCGAGTGTTTTGACGAACCGTCTCAGGCGGTCGACGTTTACGACGTTTCCGGCGCCGGCGATACCGTTATTGCTGCGGTCGCTTTTTTCCGCGCCTACGGCGTCGACTGGCGGAACTGCTGTCGGCTGTCGAATGCGGCGGCTCAAGTGGTGATCGGCAAGGCCGGTACGTATCCGATTTCCTGTCGGGAGCTGAAAGGTCTGTGCCTCTCCCAGGCGAAAGAACATCCGCCCTCCGGCGGGCAGAAGATTCTCGATGCGACTGCGGCGGTACGGCGGGTGAAGGCGTGGAAGGAACAAGGGGAAAAAGTGGTTTTCACGAACGGCTGCTTCGACGTCTTTCACGCCGGCCATGTCGACTCGCTGACGCGCGCCAGAACTTTGGGCGATCGTTTGATCGTCGGCCTCAACTCCGACCGCTCGGTGACAAATCTGAAAGGCGATACTCGTCCGATCAACAGCGAGCAGAACCGAGCCGCCGTTCTGGCGGCCCTTGAATGCGTCGACGCCGTGGTGATTTTCGACGAGGACACGCCGGAGCGGCTTCTTTCTCTGATCAGGCCCGATGTTCTGGTCAAGGGCGGCGACTATCGGCCGGAGCGGATCGCCGGCGCCGCATACGCCGGCAGAGTGGAGATCTTGCCGCTGTTGCCGGGGCTTTCCAGCACGTCGATCATTGACAAATTGCGCGAAAATGAATAA
- a CDS encoding glycosyltransferase family 9 protein, translating into MKIEPSKIERVLVVGLSCIGDMLLSSAALYNLRMYLPHAHFTIRANAQVSAMLADDPMWDEIKFYDRGKPNSPYNGWRGRVRAIREFRAGKYDLIVDLRSTLIPLFMNCRYRPLWGWREVFLPRKVHEAERNLYCMQTLGVPLRSRSMRLYVPGDIHRGVQRELAPYRNKLVILNPGGRAFKRWPAENFAALGRRLSERGYKIAVMGYSAEEQAAAAPVLASLPEALDFSGQVPMPISASRLAAACLYVTNDCGGLHMASAMGTPTVGIFGTTDPWRYGPWGNRHEIVFPKTCPKSFCRDEGANCPIGRDNCLKQIPVDDVWAAARKILAASIDCDEGRK; encoded by the coding sequence GTGAAGATTGAGCCGTCCAAAATCGAGCGAGTCCTCGTCGTCGGACTCTCGTGCATCGGCGACATGCTGCTGAGCAGCGCGGCCCTGTACAATTTGAGGATGTACCTGCCTCATGCGCATTTCACGATTCGTGCAAACGCTCAAGTTTCTGCAATGCTTGCCGATGACCCCATGTGGGATGAAATAAAATTTTACGACCGCGGCAAGCCGAATTCCCCCTACAATGGATGGCGAGGACGCGTTCGGGCGATCCGCGAGTTTCGCGCCGGAAAGTACGATCTCATCGTCGATCTGCGCAGCACGTTGATCCCGCTGTTCATGAACTGCCGGTACCGGCCGCTCTGGGGCTGGCGGGAAGTTTTTTTGCCGCGAAAGGTGCATGAAGCGGAAAGAAATCTCTATTGTATGCAAACTCTGGGCGTGCCGCTGAGAAGTCGAAGCATGAGGCTTTACGTCCCCGGGGATATCCACCGCGGCGTCCAGCGTGAGCTGGCTCCCTATCGGAACAAACTGGTGATTTTGAATCCGGGGGGGCGTGCGTTCAAACGCTGGCCCGCCGAAAACTTTGCGGCGTTGGGACGTCGTTTGAGCGAACGGGGATATAAAATCGCCGTGATGGGGTATTCTGCCGAGGAGCAAGCCGCGGCAGCGCCGGTTCTGGCTTCATTGCCGGAGGCGCTCGATTTTTCGGGACAGGTGCCCATGCCGATCAGCGCTTCGCGTTTGGCCGCGGCGTGTCTGTATGTCACGAATGACTGCGGCGGCCTTCATATGGCCAGCGCCATGGGAACGCCGACGGTCGGCATTTTCGGCACGACGGATCCGTGGCGGTATGGCCCGTGGGGAAACAGGCATGAAATCGTTTTTCCCAAGACGTGCCCGAAATCTTTTTGCCGCGACGAGGGCGCGAATTGTCCGATCGGGCGCGATAATTGCTTGAAGCAGATCCCGGTGGACGACGTGTGGGCGGCGGCGAGAAAAATCCTTGCGGCGTCGATTGACTGTGACGAGGGGCGAAAATGA
- a CDS encoding glycosyltransferase family 9 protein, whose translation MERENTRCCAALAIGASKARKRWPVPYWAQLIHFLSEKNCLAVLLGSGAEEKKMAREIMAQCSGQRVLDWVDKLSTSELLCVLADASFVVAADTGPLHMARALGTPVIAMFGPTSLSISYTQSFDKVVYTSCEKMGCLDWKCDLPCMERIAPQKVIKAAEEILESIFPQKG comes from the coding sequence ATCGAAAGAGAAAACACGCGGTGTTGCGCCGCCCTGGCCATCGGAGCCAGCAAGGCGCGCAAGCGCTGGCCCGTTCCCTATTGGGCGCAGCTGATTCATTTTCTTTCGGAGAAAAACTGTCTGGCGGTGCTTCTGGGCTCTGGCGCCGAAGAAAAAAAGATGGCTCGAGAGATTATGGCACAGTGCTCTGGACAGAGAGTTCTCGATTGGGTAGACAAACTTTCGACGTCGGAATTGCTCTGCGTGTTGGCTGACGCTTCTTTTGTCGTCGCCGCCGACACCGGGCCGCTTCACATGGCGCGGGCGCTGGGGACTCCGGTGATCGCGATGTTCGGCCCGACGTCGCTCTCGATCTCTTATACGCAAAGCTTTGACAAGGTTGTTTATACATCCTGCGAAAAGATGGGGTGTTTGGATTGGAAATGCGATTTGCCCTGCATGGAACGTATTGCTCCGCAGAAGGTCATCAAAGCCGCAGAGGAAATTCTGGAATCTATTTTCCCGCAAAAGGGGTGA
- a CDS encoding HAD family hydrolase yields MNKKKWVILDRDGTIIEEKNYLHRPEQVVLLPGVAEGLRFLYERGYVLTVVTNQSGVGRGYFAMDDVDRVHCRLTELLAERGITLQGIYVCPHRPEERCACRKPAVGLISRASADCGLNNDNIAAVIGDKESDMQFGKNLASPVILLMSGYGRKERARGVSADFYAENLPQAARWLWERQE; encoded by the coding sequence ATGAATAAAAAAAAGTGGGTGATTCTCGATCGCGACGGGACGATCATCGAGGAAAAAAACTATCTCCATCGTCCCGAGCAGGTAGTCCTTCTGCCCGGCGTAGCCGAAGGCCTGAGATTTCTGTATGAGCGCGGTTACGTGCTGACGGTTGTGACCAATCAGTCGGGCGTCGGCCGCGGTTATTTTGCGATGGACGACGTTGACCGCGTGCACTGCCGGCTGACGGAGCTGCTGGCGGAACGGGGAATCACGCTGCAAGGGATCTACGTTTGCCCGCATCGTCCGGAAGAGCGCTGTGCGTGCCGCAAACCGGCCGTCGGGCTCATTTCACGGGCAAGCGCCGATTGCGGGCTGAACAACGACAATATTGCCGCCGTGATCGGCGACAAAGAATCCGACATGCAGTTTGGCAAAAATCTCGCCAGCCCTGTGATACTATTAATGTCGGGTTACGGCCGTAAGGAACGGGCGCGCGGCGTAAGCGCCGATTTTTACGCCGAGAACTTGCCGCAGGCGGCCCGTTGGCTTTGGGAACGTCAAGAATAA